AGGCGGCGACGGTCGCCGGGATCGTGCACGCGGTCGACGTACCCGGCCTGCTCCAGGCGGTCGAGCCGGTTGGTCAGCGTGGCCGGGTGGGTGTCGAGCCACCCGGCCAGCAGTGAAGGGGTCGCCCGGTAGGGCGGCCCGGCCGCGACCAGGTGGTGAAGGACCTCGAACTCCCAGGCCTTGAGCCCTCCGGCGGTCAGCCAGGCGTCCCTGTTCCGCTTGAGCAGCCGCACGAGCACCTGCATGCGCGTGACGATCCCCTCGATCTGCGGGTCGAGGTCGGACAGCTCCCGGGACCAGTGCGCGATGTGCCGATCGATGGAGTCAGGCTCTGACATGCCCACAGGGTAACGCCGTCCTCCGCCGGGCCATCCTTAATACGGATGCATATATTATGGTTTCGTAGTACTTTTCGTCCATGACCCCTTCGCGCGGCTCCTGGGCCCCCTTGCGAGACCCCCGCTTCCGCCTGCTGTGGACCGGCCAGGCCCTGTCGTACATCGGCGACTCCATCACCGCGGTGGCCCTCGCGCTGGCGATCGTCACCGCGACGGGCTCGGCAACCGACCTCGGGGTGGTCCTGGCCGCCCAGTCGATCGCCATGGTGGCGCTGATGCTGCCCGGCGGTGTCTGGGCCGACCGGCTCCCGCGCCGTCGCGTGATGATGGGCGCGGACGTGGTACGCGGGCTCGCCCACGCCGCGATGGGCTTCGAGTTGATCACCGGCACGGTCGACATCGTCCACCTGGCGGCGCTGGCCGCCGTCTCGGGGGCCGGTTCCGCGTTCTTCCTGCCCGCCGCGACCGGTCTGGTGCCCGCCACCGTGGCGGCGGAGCACCTTCCTCGGGCCAACGCGCTCATGGCGATCGCCCAGCGCGGATCCGTGCTGCTCGGCCCAGGGATCGCCACCGCCCTCGCCCTGACCGCCGGCCCCGGCTGGGCGCTGCTCCTGGACGCCGTGACGTTCACGGCCAGCGCGGTGCTGCTGGGCCGGCTCCGGCTCGCGCCGATCCCGCCCGCGCCGCGCGAGCGGTTCGTCAGGCAGCTGGCGGAGGGCTGGGCGCAGCTGCGCCGCCATCGGTGGTACTGGACGAACCTCGTCGGCCACTCCATGTGGAACCTCAGCCGCTGCGCCCTGATCACGATCGGGCCGGTGATCGCCGTCACGAGTCTCGGCGGCGAGCTCGCCTGGGGCACGATCGTGCAGGGCGGCACGGTCGGCGCCCTGTGCGGCGCGTTGCTGGCGCTCCGGGCGAGACCGCGAAAGCCCCTGGTCGCGGCGAACATCGCGCTCGCGCTCGGCGCGCTGCCCCTGGCCCTGCTCGCCGCCGGGGCACCCGCGCTGATCGTCGCGGCGGCCTACGGGCTGATGACCGGCGGCCTGGCGTTCATGGCCCCCCTGTGGGAGACCGCCGTGCAGGAGCACATCCCGGCCGAGGCGATCTCACGGGTGTCGGCGTACGACTGGCTGCTCTCCCTCGGGCTGACTCCCCTCGGCATGGCGCTGGCCGGGCCGCTGGCCGGCGCGGTGGGCACGGCCCCCGCCCTGTACGGGGCGGCGGCGCTGCTGGCGGTCTCCTGTCTGGGGGTGCTGGTCCTGCCCGACATCCGCGGCCTCCGTCAGGGCTCGGCCGACACCAGTTTGGGCACCGCGCCGAGCAGCTCGCGGGTGTAGTCGTGCCGGGGCAGGAAGAACACCTCGTCCACGTGCCCCTCCTCCACGACCCGCCCGCCGCGCATGACCAGCACCCGGTCGGCGACGTGGTGGACCACCCCTAGGTCGTGGGAGATGAAGATCAGCGCGGTCCCGTCGGCGGCCTGGATCTCCGCGAGCAGGTCGAGCACCTGGGCCTGGATCGACACGTCCAGCGCGGAGACCGGCTCGTCGCAGACGAGCACGTCGGGGCGGGTGGCGAGGGCCCTGGCGATGGCCACCCGCTGGCGCTGGCCGCCGGACAGGCGCCGGGGGTGCGAGTCGGCGACGTCCGCCGGGAGGCCGACCCGGTCCAGCAGCTCGGCCACCCGGTCCTTTCTCCACGAGCTCGGGCGTCCCCGGAAGAGCTCACCCCTCGGCGAGCTCTCCTCACCCCAGGAATCCCCCGGGGAAACGGGTCCGTGGAGGGAGGCACGGAGAAGATCCCGCAGAGACCCGCTCCCCGAGGGATTCCTGGGGTGCGGCCCGCTGTCGAAGGGGGCTCCACGGTGCGGCCCGCTCCCCGGGGAGGCCCCGCGGTGCGGCCCGCTCTCGGAAGGGGCTCCACGGTGGGACCCGCTCTCGAAGGACACGCCACGGAGGGGTTCCGCGATCAGGCGGCCCACCGTGTAGCGGGGGTCGAAGGAGTCGAGCGGGTTCTGGGAGATGACCTGGATGCGGGACCTGCGCGACCGCCGCCCGCGCTCGCGGATCCCCGACCAGGGTTCGCCGCCCAGCCGGACCTCCCCAGAGGCGGGTTCGAGCAGGCCGAGGACGAGCCGGGCGACCGTGGTCTTCCCCGAACCCGACTCCCCCACGATGCCGAGCGTCTCACCGGGGTAGACCTCGAAGGACACGTCGTCGACCACCGTGCGCGAGCCGTACGCGGCCGACAGCCCCGAGACCTCCAGGATCGGCGCGGCGTGGTCGACGGTCCGCTCCGGCAGCGGGGTGCGCAGCGCGATTCCCCCGGCGGCGACGGCGGACAGGCGGGTGCCGCGCGAGGCGGCGGAGGGGACGGCGGCGAGCAGCAGCCTGGTGTAGTCGTGCCGGGGCGCGGACAGCACGCGTCCCGTCGGCCCCTCCTCGACGATCACCCCGTCCTTCATGACCAGTACGCGGTCGGCGACGGCGGAGACCACAGCGAGGTCGTGGCTGATCATGAGCAGCGCGGTGCCCTCGGCCTTGCGGGCGGCGAGCAGCCGCAGGATCTGGGCCTGCACGGTGACGTCGAGTGCGGTCGTCGGCTCGTCGGCGATGATCAGCGGCGGCCCCGCGGCGATGGCGGAGGCGATCAGGGCGCGCTGGCGCAGCCCCCCGGACAGCTGGTGGGCGTACTGCCGGGCCCGCACCTCCGGTTCCGGCACCCCGACCGCCTCCAGCAGTTCGATCACCCTCTCCTTCCGGGCGGCGCGGGGTACGACGTCATGGGTGGCGAGCACCTCGGCGATCTCGTCGCCGACGGTACGGAGCGGGTCGAGCGAGGTCAGCGCGTCCTGGAGCACCAGCCCCGCGAACCGGCCGCGCAGCCGCCGCCAGTCGCGGGCGCCGAACCGGAGCGCGTCCGCGCCGTTCACCGCGAACCGGGAGGCCGTGACCTCGGCGCCGGGACCGGTCAGCCCGACCAGGGTCCTGGCGGTGACGCTCTTGCCGGAGCCGGACTCCCCGACGATCGCCACGCACTCGCCCGCCTCGATCGACAGGCTCACTCCCCGTACGGCCCGCACCCCGGCCCGGGGGAAGCCGACCCGCAGGTCCTCGACGTCGATGAGGCTCATCGGGTTCTCCCCTCGAAACGACGCTGCAGGCGGCGCCCGACGAGCGTCAGGCTGATGACGGTCAGGGTGACGGAGAGGCCGGGGAAGAGCACGCTCCACCAGGCGACGCGCAGGTAGTTGCGGGCCTCCGACAGCATCGAGCCCCACTCCGGGCTGGGCGGCTGCGGGCCCATGCCGAGGAAGCTGAGCCCGGAGGTGGCGATGATGGCGGTGCCCATGCCGATCGTGGCGAGCACCGGCAGGGGGCCCAGCACGTTGGGCAGCACGTGGCGGGCGACGAGTACCGGCCTGGCCAGACCGAAGGTGACCGCCTGCTCGACGTAGCCGGAGCGGCGCACCACGAACGTCTGGGCGCGGACCACGCGGGCGTAGTTGGGGATCTGCGCGATGCCGATCGCGAGGATCACGTTGCCGGTGCCGGGACCGGTGATGGCGATGACCAGCAGGGCGAGCAGCAGTTCGGGGAAGGTCGCCACGACGTCGAACAGGCGGCTGAGCAGCTCGTCGACGTAGCGGGGGGACAGCCCGGCCAGGACGCCCAGCAGGGTACCGGCCCCCGCGGCGAGCAGGACGGCGGCGGCGCCGATGCTCAGCGAGTGCCCGGCGCCGTGGACGACGCGCGACAGCACGTCGCGGCCGAGGTGGTCGGTGCCGAACCAGTGCTCGGCACTCGGCCCGGCGAGCGCGTGCAGCGGGTCGGCGGCCAGCGGGTCGACACCGGTCAGCAGGCCGGGCGCCACGGCCGCGACCGCGGCGACCGCCAGGAACAGCAGCGGTACGACCAGCGGCGCGCTGAAACCGTACCGGCGCCCGGCCGCGGCGGGGGCGGCGGCCACGACACCGGGGACCTCCGTGATCGTCGTCATCGGCTCCTCCTCGGGCGGTACGGCGACCGTGACGCCACCGGCTCCTTCCATGACGTGACCCACGACAAGACGGCCACCGGTTCCCTCCGCTCCCGCGACAAGACCGCCACCGGCCTCTCCCTCCGAGGAACCGCCATCGGCTCCTCTTCCAACGGGACCGTCATCGGCTCCTCCTCAGGCGGGGGTCGATCGCGAGGTAGGCGAGGTCGACGATCGTGCTGACCGTCACGTAGGCGAGGGCGGAGATCAGCACGACCGCCATCACCAGGGGCAGGTCCTTGGCGGTCACCGCGCCGACGGTGACCTGGCCGAGCCCCGGGCGGCCGAACACGGCCTCCACGATGATCGCGCCGCCGAGCAGGAAGCCGGTGAACCAGCCGGTGAGGGTGACGGCGGGGAGCAGCGCGTGCCGCAGGGCGTGCCGGGCGACGAGCCGCCACTCGGTGATGCCGCGCGAGCGGGCGGTCACCGCGAACGGCTCCTCCAGCGCCCGTTCCAGCCCCTCGCGGAGCACCTGGCCGAGCACCCCCGCGATCGGCAGCCCGAGCGCCAGCCCCGGCAGTACGAGGGAGACGAGCCCCTTGTCCCCGGAGACGGGGAACCAGCCGAGGGTGAAGGAGAAGACCGCGAGGAGCAGGATGCCGATGAGGAACGGCGGCACCGAGACGACGACCAGCTCCGACAGCCCGACCAGGCCGCCGAGCCAGGAGCGGCGCCCGGCGGTGGTCAGGGCGAACGCCAGGGCGAGGACGACCCCGAAGGTCGCGGCGGTGAGTGCGAGCTGGATCGTCGGCCAGATCTGGGAGGCCAGGATCTCGCCGACGTCGCGCTGCAGGATGTAGGAGCGGCCCAGGTCTCCCTGGAGCAGGCGGAGCAGATAGTCGCCGTACTGCTGGAGCGGGGAGCGGTCCAACCCCCACTCGGCGACGATCTGCGCCCGCCGCTCGGGGGTGTCGAGACCGTCGCCGACGAGCACGTCGACCGTGTCGCCGGGGGCGAACAGCAGGGCGAGGTAGGCCGCGGTGGCGGCGGCCCAGAGCACGGCGACGCCCGCTCCGAGCCGCCGGACCACCGGGCCGAGCCACCCGGCGGCGGCCAGCCCCCGCCGCCGGGTGAGTGTGAGAGTGCTCACGTCCCTATCCGGACGTCGTAAGCACTGTTGGGGGTGCCGGAGACCGGCTCGAAGGTGATGCCGGTGACCCCGGCGCCGTAGGCGATCTGGTCGGCGGGAACGTAGAGCGGGAGCAGGATCGCCTCGTCGGTGACGACGGTCTTCTGCGCCTTCGCGTAGAGCTCCTTGCGCTCGGCGAGGTCGGCGGTGACCGACGCGTCGGTGAGCAGCTTGTCCAGCTCGTCGCTCTGGAACTTCGTGCGGTTGATCGCGGCGCCCCCCGGCAGGATCAGGTTGAGCGCCGCCCCGGCGTCGGTGTCACCGCGCGAGTTCTCGAAGATCTCGTATTCGTTGTCGTCGATGGCCTTCTGCGCGGTGCCCTGGTCCACGATCTTGACCTGGAAGTCGATTCCCGCGCTCTGCTTGACGGCCGCCTGGAAGGCCTGGGCGAGGATGTCGCGGCGGTCGCGGACGAACGGGGCGGCGTTGACGGTGCGCACGGTCAGCCGCTTGCCGTCCTTGACCCGGAAGCCCTCGGCGTCGCGCTCCTTCCAGCCCGCCTCGTCGAGCAGCTGGTTGGCCCGCGCCGGGTTGTTGCCGAAGGTCTTCTCCAGCGAGGGGTCGTAGAACTGCGGGCTGCCCTGGCCGATGACGCTCCAGGCCCGCTTGGCGGTGCCCTGGTAGACGGAGTTGAGCACGGCGTCCACGTCGACGGCGTCGCGGAAGGCCTCGCGGACCCGCTTGTCGTCGAACGGGGGACGGGAGGTGTTGAAGTAGTAGGAGAACGCGCTTCCCGAGTTGAGGCTGGTCTCCAGCTTCAGC
This region of Streptosporangium sp. NBC_01495 genomic DNA includes:
- a CDS encoding MarR family winged helix-turn-helix transcriptional regulator, whose product is MSEPDSIDRHIAHWSRELSDLDPQIEGIVTRMQVLVRLLKRNRDAWLTAGGLKAWEFEVLHHLVAAGPPYRATPSLLAGWLDTHPATLTNRLDRLEQAGYVDRVHDPGDRRRLLVALTPAGRAVWQERMDQGDISERALLGPLDPGDREVLDDLLRRLVRAAEGEGPPLMPDWPSSSGSGSGTNAGLDARSDVHSAGSDADAGPGTGLGAGPDLALGSSSAPT
- a CDS encoding MFS transporter; its protein translation is MTPSRGSWAPLRDPRFRLLWTGQALSYIGDSITAVALALAIVTATGSATDLGVVLAAQSIAMVALMLPGGVWADRLPRRRVMMGADVVRGLAHAAMGFELITGTVDIVHLAALAAVSGAGSAFFLPAATGLVPATVAAEHLPRANALMAIAQRGSVLLGPGIATALALTAGPGWALLLDAVTFTASAVLLGRLRLAPIPPAPRERFVRQLAEGWAQLRRHRWYWTNLVGHSMWNLSRCALITIGPVIAVTSLGGELAWGTIVQGGTVGALCGALLALRARPRKPLVAANIALALGALPLALLAAGAPALIVAAAYGLMTGGLAFMAPLWETAVQEHIPAEAISRVSAYDWLLSLGLTPLGMALAGPLAGAVGTAPALYGAAALLAVSCLGVLVLPDIRGLRQGSADTSLGTAPSSSRV
- a CDS encoding ABC transporter ATP-binding protein gives rise to the protein MSLIDVEDLRVGFPRAGVRAVRGVSLSIEAGECVAIVGESGSGKSVTARTLVGLTGPGAEVTASRFAVNGADALRFGARDWRRLRGRFAGLVLQDALTSLDPLRTVGDEIAEVLATHDVVPRAARKERVIELLEAVGVPEPEVRARQYAHQLSGGLRQRALIASAIAAGPPLIIADEPTTALDVTVQAQILRLLAARKAEGTALLMISHDLAVVSAVADRVLVMKDGVIVEEGPTGRVLSAPRHDYTRLLLAAVPSAASRGTRLSAVAAGGIALRTPLPERTVDHAAPILEVSGLSAAYGSRTVVDDVSFEVYPGETLGIVGESGSGKTTVARLVLGLLEPASGEVRLGGEPWSGIRERGRRSRRSRIQVISQNPLDSFDPRYTVGRLIAEPLRGVSFESGSHRGAPSESGPHRGASPGSGPHRGAPFDSGPHPRNPSGSGSLRDLLRASLHGPVSPGDSWGEESSPRGELFRGRPSSWRKDRVAELLDRVGLPADVADSHPRRLSGGQRQRVAIARALATRPDVLVCDEPVSALDVSIQAQVLDLLAEIQAADGTALIFISHDLGVVHHVADRVLVMRGGRVVEEGHVDEVFFLPRHDYTRELLGAVPKLVSAEP
- a CDS encoding ABC transporter permease codes for the protein MTTITEVPGVVAAAPAAAGRRYGFSAPLVVPLLFLAVAAVAAVAPGLLTGVDPLAADPLHALAGPSAEHWFGTDHLGRDVLSRVVHGAGHSLSIGAAAVLLAAGAGTLLGVLAGLSPRYVDELLSRLFDVVATFPELLLALLVIAITGPGTGNVILAIGIAQIPNYARVVRAQTFVVRRSGYVEQAVTFGLARPVLVARHVLPNVLGPLPVLATIGMGTAIIATSGLSFLGMGPQPPSPEWGSMLSEARNYLRVAWWSVLFPGLSVTLTVISLTLVGRRLQRRFEGRTR
- a CDS encoding ABC transporter permease, producing MSTLTLTRRRGLAAAGWLGPVVRRLGAGVAVLWAAATAAYLALLFAPGDTVDVLVGDGLDTPERRAQIVAEWGLDRSPLQQYGDYLLRLLQGDLGRSYILQRDVGEILASQIWPTIQLALTAATFGVVLALAFALTTAGRRSWLGGLVGLSELVVVSVPPFLIGILLLAVFSFTLGWFPVSGDKGLVSLVLPGLALGLPIAGVLGQVLREGLERALEEPFAVTARSRGITEWRLVARHALRHALLPAVTLTGWFTGFLLGGAIIVEAVFGRPGLGQVTVGAVTAKDLPLVMAVVLISALAYVTVSTIVDLAYLAIDPRLRRSR